tttcttcatgcgctttacaccgatatgacctaaacgacagtgccacaaataagttgcactttcattatcaactctgcatcttttggtttcaacattatgaatatgtgtataactactATCGAGatctaataagaatagaccactctttaagggtgcatgaccataaaagatattactcatgtaaatagaacaaccattattctctgatttaaatgaataaccatctcgcatcaaacaagatccagatataaagttcatgcttaacgctggcaccaaataacaattatttaggtctaatactaatcccgaaggtagatgtagaggtagcatgccgactgcgatcacatcgactttggaaccatttcccacgcgcatcgtcacctcgtccttagccaatcttcgcttaatccgtaggccctgtttcgagttgcaaatattagcaacagaaccagtatcaaatacccaggtgctactgcaagcattagtaaggtacacatcaataacatgtatatcacatatacctttgttcaccttgccatccttcttatccgccaaatacttggggcagttccgcttccagtgaccagtctgcttgtagtagaagcactcagtttcaggcttaggtccagatttgggtttcttctcttgagcagcaacttgcttgccgttcttcttgaagttccccttcttcttcccttttccctttttcttgaaactagtggttttgttaaccatcaacacttgatgctccttcttgatttctacctccgcagctttcagcattgcgaagagctcgggaatagtcttgttcatcccttgcatattatagttcatcacgaagctcttgtagcttggtggcagtgattggagaattctgtcgatgacgcaatcatccggaagattaactcccaattgaatcaagtgattattatacccagacatttgagtatatgctcactgacagaactgttctcctccatcttgcagctatagaacttattggagacttcatatctctcaatccgggcatttgcttgaaatattaacttcaactcctggaacatctcatatgctccatgacgttcaaaacgtcgttgaagtcccgattctaagccgtaaagcatggcacattgaactatcgagtagtcatcagctttgctctgtcagacgttcataacatctggcgttgctccagcagcaggcctggcacccagcggtgcttccaggacgtaattcttctgtgcagcaatgaggataatcctcaagttacggacccagtccgtgtaattgctaccatcatctttcaactttgctttctcaaggaacgcatttaaaattcaacggaacaacagcacgagccatctatctacaatcaacataaacaagcaagatactatcaggtactaagttcatgataaatttaagttcagttaatcatattacttaagaactcccacttagatagacatccctctaatcttctaagtgattacgtgatccaaatcaactaaaccatgaccgatcatcacgtgagatggagtagttttcaatggtgaacatcgtttatgttgatcatatctactatatgattcacgctcgacctttcggtctccgtgttccgaggccatatctgcatatgctaggctcgtcaagtttaacctgagtattctgtgtgtgcaaaaacttgcttgcacccgttgtagatgaacgtagagcttatcacacccgatcatcacgtggtgtctgggcacgacgaactttggcaacggtgcatactcagggagaacacttcttgataatttagtgagagatcatcttataatgctaccgtcaatcaaagcaagataagatgcataaaaagataaacatcacatgcaattaatataagtgatatgatatggccatcatcatcttgtgcttgtgatctccatctccgaagcaccgtcatgatcaccatcgtcaccggcgcgacaccttgatctccatcgtagtatcgttgtcgtctcgccaatcttatgctttcacgactatcactaccgtttagtaataaagtaaagcattacatcgcgattgcattgcatacaataaagcgacaaccatatggctcctgccagttgccgataacttggttacaaaacatgatcatctcatacaataaaattcagcatcatgccttgaccatatcacatcacaacatgccctgcaaaaacaagttagacgtcctctactttgttgttgcatgtttttacgtggctgctacgggcttaagtaagaaccaatctcacctacgcatcaaaaccacaacgatagtttgtcaaatagactccattttaaccttcgcaaggaccgggcgtagccatacttggttcaactaaagttggagagacagtcgcccgcaagccatctctgtgcaaagcacgtcgagggaaccggtctcgcgtaagcgtacgcgtaaggttggtctgggtcgtctcgtccaacaataccgccgaaccaaagtatgacatgctggtaggcagtatgacttgtatcgtccacaactcacttgtgttctactcgtgcatataacatcaacatcaataacctaggctctgataccactgttgggtttcgtagtaatttcaaaaaatttcctacgcacacgcaagatcatgtgatgcatagcaacgaggggagagtattgtctacgtacccaacgcagaccgactgcggaagcgatgacacgacgtagaggaagtagtcgtacgtcttctcgatccaaccgatcaagtaccaaaactatggcacctccgagttcgagcacacgttcagctcgatgacgatccccagactccgatccagcaaagtgtcggggaagagtttcgtcagcacgatggcgtggtgacgatcttgatgaactacagcagcagggctttgcctaaactccgctacagtattatcgaggaatatggtggcagggggcaccgcacacggctaaggaatagatcacatggatcaacttgtgtcaacttgtgtgtttagaggtgcccctgcctccgtatataaaggaggagaggaggggaggctggtcggccaagggggggaggcgcaggagagtcctactccctctgggagtaggattccccctccaatcctagtccaactaggattcctcagagggaaaaagaggaggagggggccggccacctctcctagtcctaataggactaggggaagggggggcgcgcagcccatctagggcagccccttctcttttccactaaggcccactatggcccaaatagctcccggggggttccggtaaccctctcggtattccggtaaaatcccgatttcacccggaacacttccgatatccaaatataggcttccaatatatcaatctttacgtctcgaccatttcaagactcttcgtcatgtccgtgatcatatccgggactccgaacaaccttcggtacatcaaaatgcataaactcataatataattgtcatcgtaaccttaagcgtgcggaccctacgggttcgagaacaatgtagacatgaccgagacacgtctccggtcaataaccaatagcgggacctggatgcccatattggctcctacatattctacgaagatctttatcggtcagaccgcataacaacatacgttgttccctttgtcatcggtatgttacttgcccgagattcgatcgtcggtatccaatgcctagttcaatctcgttaccgtcaggtctctttactcgttccgttatacatcatctcacaactaacatattagttgtaatgcttgcaaggcttatgtgatgtgtattaccgagagggcccagagatacctctccgacaatcggagtgacaaatcctaatctcgaaatacgccaacccaacatcgaccattggagacacctgtagtactcctttataatcacccagttacgttgtgacgtttggtagtacccaaagtgttcctccggtaaacgggagttgcataatctcatagtcataggaacatgtataagtcatgaagaaagcaatagcaacatactaaacgatcgggtgctaagctaatggaatgggtcatgtcaatcagatcattctactaatgatgtgacctcgttaatcaaataacaactcattgttcatggttaggaaacataaccatctttgattaacgagctagtcaagtagaggcatactagtgacactctgtttgtctatgtattcacacatgtattatgtttccggtaaatacaattctagcatgaataataaacatttatcatgattacaaggaaataaataataactttattattgcctctagggcatatttccttcaggacccCCTCCTGACGACTGGAAGCACCTGCCTGAAGTCCCCGCCAAACACAACAGTTTTTCCTCCAAAGGGTCGGTCCCGTCTTCCCATGATGTCGCGCATGCTGTTGTCGAGTGCCTCGACCGCCTATCGCTTAGTCACGGTGGCCTCGTCCCATAGTATCAATGAGGCCATCCTCAGTAGCTTGGCGGTACCACTCTGCTTCGTGAAGGTGCATGAGGCGCCATCATCGCAGCTCAATGGGATCTTGAACCTCGAGTGGGCAGTCCTGCCTCCACGCATGATAGAAGCGGCGACGCCTGACGTCGCGGTAGCGATAGCGATGTTTCCCTCGCTTCGAACCATGGCGAGCAGCGCCCTGTACAGGAATGTCTTCCCTGTACCTCCCGGGCCATCAACAAAGAACACACCCCCATCACCGCGTTCAACAACAGCTAGTATCTCGTCGTATGCAACCCTCTGCTCCAAGTTTAGCGACGATGCCAATTTAGTGTCGTTGATGTCAAAATCGACGTTGCATTCCTCGATCACTTCTCTGGCCTCGCCCCTGGTTGGATCGAACGCATCATCAATGCATGGAAGAGCGAAATCAGCTATGTCTTTGCCCATGGACTGCAACATACCCCTAATGTCAATCAACACCATCTGTTCCACCTCAATTGGGCACGTGTGTGATCGCCGATAGTCATTAGACATAGGCTCGAAGTGCCTATCCCATAAACCATGCACGTTGCCTGGCTCACAGTGCACCAAAATTGTTGCAAAGAGCCTCCTGAGCGAACATGGCATCGCCCACTGCTCTGCCTCGGTGAGACAGTCGTCGAGCGTGTTATCTGCCTCGATGAGTCCCAACGTTTCGGCAGCCGCTCTAAAGCTCCCGCATAGCCTACCGTCCACGGTGAGCAGGTCCTCATAGGATGTCTTGCCAGCAACATGGTTTAGCAGCACACGCAGATAGTATCGCTCCACCTCGGCAGGATTGGCAGACACAATTCGACCTATCTGATAACGCTCCACCCGCTCTTTCCAATACTTCTTACCCTTCTGCCATGTGAACCTTCCATGAAAATCCTTGTACAATATATTCCTAGCCCACGGGTGATTTTGGTTAGCTTTGAAATACTCTGTCAACATGGATTTGGAAGAATTCTCAGAGGCGACTACGTCGGTCAAGTGAGCTTGCTCATTGAATGCCCCCTGTGCATGTTCGGGAGATGAAGAGGCAACTATAGGACAGGCGGGTCATTGGCACACAAGGGGAAGCCAAATATCCTCCACATCGCCTCCGGAGGAGTAACCCACCTCGCGTCTACGTATCTTTTGATCTCATCAATGTTACCATCGGTGTCGGGCTGGTCGGTGCTGAAAGAAGCCCTATCATGGCCCTTGTATATGTACTTGTAAAGGTATTTGACGGCCTTTATGCTGGAGCAAACCTCAACGTTGATGTGGCAATTGAACATCCGCAGAAGGTAAGCGTTATACGGCATAACCCATCTGTTGTCCAACATTTTACCCCGAACCTTAGCCTGCCGACCATCATCTCGACGACAATAAACTGGGTATGAGTCTTTGCCTTGTGCCGTGTTTTCATTGAACGACCTCGGGTATCTGCACTTGCACTCGTTCTGTTGCATGCACACATTTTTGGGGTTGAGAGCACCGCATGGTCCGTGCATCATATGTTTCACCACCAAGGCGTGGAGTTCAGGATACTTTTGCTTGTCTAGGAGCTCGGCAGAAATGAGTCGGTCGTACTGCTTCGGAACGACAAGCTTATAGGTAGAATCCATGATCAACAAAAAGTGTGCGTGGGGGAGGCCCTTCTTCTGGAACTCGACTACATATACATGTGCGACAACAACACCCAAGATATTCTTCTTGAACAACATATCTTTCATAGCCTCTAGCTTGCCATGGAACACACGAGCCACAAGATCAGGTCGGTCTTGCGCTGTCTGACCAGGAAACAACTCATTTGTTATCTCTTCCCAGTTAGGGTTGCAGGTCATGGTCAAGAAGATGTCGGGCTTCCCGTAGGTATGGACAATTGCCATGGCATCCATATGTCTCCGTTTCATGTCGCAGTCGCCAGCTGGGTATGTTCCAGGGAGCACTATCCTTACTCCAACAGCGCTTGCCCGGGTCTCCCCGGATGTAATTGCATCAACAACTCCTTTATATAGGTCAGCACGGATCTTTGTCTGGTTCTTCCTGTACCATTTCAACCTACAACTCTCAATCTTGATGTACATGTCCACCCCCATTGCTGGAGCAATCGTGCTCCACAGAGTATGGGATTGAATATCCCAGGTCGTGTCTACAACATGTAACAGTAGTAGTCTCTCACCGAGACGCATAACCTGCTATTCCCCTCTGCATATGGATGAGTAACGCGGACATTAGGATTCATAAGAGAACTATACAATTCATCAAAACGACAGAATACACATAAGGCTTACCTGCAtcctgatcatcatcatcatcatcatcatcacgtcTACTCTCTTGGTTGTTGCACAACCGGCCAAGGGACATCACGTTTAGGTAGTTTCGGATGCCAACCGAGCTCACCCCTTGGGTAGAATAATGGGTAAGAGAGCGGGTCATACGATCCAGACGTTACATGTATACTGTGCCTTTGGTTGTCATTCCCGCAAAGTGTAATCCTACGATCAAACCTCTTCGCTAAGTCAGTGCCCTCCACCCAAATTGCAGCGACCTCAGATGACAGAGGTCTATTATACCTCGGTTGGTCTAGTCTCTGGTCAGTGTTGAGGTCTATCCTGTAATCGTCGAGGTTGTCCCTGTGCGCACCCAAACTCCTAAACTGCTGGGAGTACGGGTTTTCCCTGAGTATGTCCACTAATTTTCTGACGACATCCTGGTCTAATTGCTCGGTGGCAGCCTTGCGATGGGTTAGGCCTGGGTCGTCATCGTAGAAGTACAACTGTAGATGCTCTGGACGGGATGTTGGCCCGAAGGAATGAACGTTGTGGTAGATGGTGCCGTGTGCCCGGAACGTGTACACCCCAGACTTCATGTTTGTGTAGCTTTCATCAAGGCTGACGCCGAGGGTTGTGAAGGAGAAGTGGTCGTTAAAGAACCATATGTTCTCCCGAAAATGCCTTGAGTCCGCATCCATGCTAGACCAAAGCCTCATTAGCTCCGGGATGGGCTCCGGCTGCTTCAGCTCGATCTGCCCACTGCGACAGCAGAATCCCGGGGCCTCGGACTCAAACTTCTTGGCCTTGCAATGATCGCAGTTCGCGGCGTGCTTCAGGATGTGTGTGTGGTCTGGGAGGTTTGAGTAGACATAGTCCAATGGATCATGGTCGACATAGGTATTGTGACGGTCATCTTCCAATTCGTCGTGCTCCATGTCATCAGCATCTGAGCCTGCAAACAATGTTTATAATTAGTGTGATATTCCCAAGGGGTGGATGTTGCTCAAGTGGGTGTACATACCTTCACCAGCAAACAGGTAATACTCATCGTCAAATAGGTTGTCAGGGTTGACATTATCATTCATGAGACGACTAAGGTAAGCGTCCATGTCGTCTGCTCAGTTGCGAAACCAATAAATGAGGGTTCAGACTCAAGGGACGCAAGGAGAGTAAGGATTGGAGTGTTACCTTCACTTCTGATCGTGTACTCCGGCGTGCTAGATGAGGTTGAGGCACCGTGTGCTTCAACTACGGTAGGTTGTCCAGTTGAGCTCATTTCCAGTATGGAGCTACTCCTGACGCTTTGGGTCTTCACCCTACCTGCAAAGCTTTCATTACGACGATCTAGCAGAGCGTTCCTCTCACCACGTGGCACCTTCGTACATGATTTCCGCTTGCCAATTTTCTCATGATGCTTCTTCGCCGCCATACTTCCCTTGCAAGATCGCTCTCTCGTCCTACGCTTTGCTCTGGACTCATGCCTCTGCTCGTCAGCTCCATTATCCGCTATTGTTAGCGGATCACTGGTTTGCTGGTCGGCACTTGTTAGGTGCTCATTGATTGTTATGAGGTTGCCATCTATAGCACCATCACCTAAGGTTCTGCTTAAATAGGCACCTGCAATATTTTCAAATCATTATAAATATCTGATGAATGATTACAAAATGAAAGATGACCGTTGTTGGGATAACTACCATGGGTTTCGATGTTGCGAATGTACGTGGGGCCACGAGCTGCTGACGCATTTTCGGCGGACAACGAATCTGCAAAGGTTGCAGGCGTGGTGATGCACTCAAATTCAACCTGGGCGGATATAAGAAGTGAAGTGAACTGCAGATGGACTGAATTACCAACAGATTTGAAGGTGTGTCCTGCCATGTTCGTTGACACAGGTGATGCACTACTGTGCAAAGACTGATTGGCCGCAGATGTAGTAGGTAAATCTGGACGTCGCATTGCAATGTATCTTGTCTTTCTTTCAGCACTCATATCCGCTCTCTCATCAGCAGTTAAGCTATCTCGTCTTTGCTTGCGTTGTTCCCGTGTCTTCCGATTTTGTTCTTCTAGGAATTTGGGTCCCAACTCCTTTTTCCTGCGATAAGCTTCTCGCCTCCGTGCATTTATCTGCTCTCTTTGTTCGCTGGTCAATTTCTCTCTGCGCTCTCTATCGTATGCCCTTTTGCGTTCTCTATGGTGTGCCCTCTTAGCTTGTCTACTATCACTAATGGCAATAGATTTTGCTGTTGTATCTCCATCTACACCAACAACATTACATCACACAATGCAAAATTCTGCATGTAGAACATCAATATGAAAGATATAGCTGGCCCATACCGGTAGAACTCTCTGCTAGTTCTGCACCATTAGCAGCTGTGATAGCAATAGGAGTAGGTAATGAAGCATCATCATCTAAGATGGCTGGTTCATCTACAACTAAAAAAGGGAATCAAAACAAGGCAAGTATGGAGCTTCCTTAATGTAGAACACAGACCAGATCTGCAATTCATACTGTGTATTTGCATGGTAAGTATGGAGCAGTACCTCCACTCATCTGGGTCGGCGGATCAACATTGAGGACATGACcaggagggggtgggtgggtgttTGTCTGTCCACGCAACAGTGTTTCCATGCGGGGTCCATTGGGCTTGTTGAGCAAGCCTGTGCAGATACGAAAAGCAAATACACATGTTTGATCAAATAAAAATAGAACACATACGATAAGGTGCTGATTCGCAAGGCACATATGATACGGGGTAACATACATGAACCCATTTGGGAATGCATGTCAACATTAGAGACATCACCAAGAGGGTGTCGTTGCAAATTTGTTGCATTCCCCGGTGCGGGTGTGATGTTTTTTGAATTCTCATTGCGAGGTCCTTTTGATTTGCTGCTTGTTGCGACCACTGTTTGAAAGCAAATACATGTTCAATCAAATTAAAAACATAACCAAAACAAGGCAAGCCTATACATGATAAGGTGGTGAGTCGCAAGGCACATATGATAAAGAGCTCTGTACCTGTGATCCTTTGGAAATGCATGTCAACGTTAGAGATATCACCAAGAGAGTGTCGTTGCAAATTAGTTGCATTCCTCAGTGCGGGTGTGATGTCTTTTGGATTTACATTGCGAGATCCTCTTGATTTGGTGCTTCCTGAGACCACTGCTTGGAAGCAAATACACATGTTTGATTAGATTAAAAATAGAACCAAAACAAGGCAAGCACACACATGATAATGTGGTGAATTGCCCGACACATATGATACGGAGTAACATACCTGAGCCACATTTGGAATGAATGCCAACGTTAGagatatcaccaagagggggtcGTTGCAAATTGGTTGCATTCCCCACTGTGGTTGTGATGCTTCTTGAATTTACATTGTTAGGTCCTTCTGATTTGCCACTTGTTGCGAGCACTGTTTGGTAGAAAATACACATACTTGATGAAAGAAAGAATGGAAGCAAAACAAAGCAAGCTTGGACGCCATTCAAACATACACAAGTTGTATTTTTAATTGAGGTGTAGCCATACCTCCACTAATCGCGTCAAGATGGTCAACTTCCGAGACATGAACTTCAGGGTGTGGGTGGGTTTCAAGGAAATTTCCTAAGTGAGGTTCCTTTGTTCCTTTGTGGTTGCCTGTGTGTTTCCATGAAAAGGACTTGATTAATTTCAAGAATCGTAAGACACATATAATACACTTGAACATTCCAGTAAGGTTTTGGGAAAGTATGTCAAAGTTAGATTTGTCACGAATAAGGCTGGGATGTCCATCTGTGATGCTTTTAGAAGAAAATACGAATGCTTGATCACACATGTACATTAGATAGTTATGACATGGATCAACATAAGACCATGTACCTGGAGACCCTGTGTCATCACGAAGAGCGGTTCTGGTGAGGCTTGTCGCGTCCATGTCCTCTGTAGCATACGAAGATATACAAATTATAACATATTTTGTTAATCCGCCATTGACTACAAACATGAAATATGTACATGCACCTGCACTGCTTTGTCTATCTATCTGCACATGCAGAGATTGTTGAGGCACGCTTTTCGCCTCATCCCTGTTTGTTTCTCTTACTACTTGCATTTCCCATTTATACTTGAAAGAAGTTAAACTGTTTTATACATTCAAACAAGTGGAGATGATTTGTACTGGAGATGCCCTGGACATTTCTCTCTGGTTGGTACCAAGTTCCTGAACCAAAATGGCCAAGACAAATTGATGTTGGAGCACATACACGGCGGTATAATCTAGAGGTAAATACACCAGGAGTCATAGAACTTGCACGTGACGGTCAGTTTGGTGCACAAACTTATAAAATACGTGTTTCTGGTCATCAAACTTGCACAAACGTTCATATACGGTCATATTCCATGTACGCGGACGTATCCGTGGTCTATGTGGCATGCCA
The sequence above is drawn from the Triticum aestivum cultivar Chinese Spring chromosome 7A, IWGSC CS RefSeq v2.1, whole genome shotgun sequence genome and encodes:
- the LOC123153448 gene encoding uncharacterized protein; the protein is MQVVRETNRDEAKSVPQQSLHVQIDRQSSAGACTYFMFVVNGGLTKYVIICISSYATEDMDATSLTRTALRDDTGSPGNHKGTKEPHLGNFLETHPHPEVHVSEVDHLDAISGVLATSGKSEGPNNVNSRSITTTVGNATNLQRPPLGDISNVGIHSKCGSVVSGSTKSRGSRNVNPKDITPALRNATNLQRHSLGDISNVDMHFQRITVVATSSKSKGPRNENSKNITPAPGNATNLQRHPLGDVSNVDMHSQMGSCLLNKPNGPRMETLLRGQTNTHPPPPGHVLNVDPPTQMSGVVDEPAILDDDASLPTPIAITAANGAELAESSTDGDTTAKSIAISDSRQAKRAHHRERKRAYDRERREKLTSEQREQINARRREAYRRKKELGPKFLEEQNRKTREQRKQRRDSLTADERADMSAERKTRYIAMRRPDLPTTSAANQSLHSSASPVSTNMAGHTFKSVDSLSAENASAARGPTYIRNIETHGAYLSRTLGDGAIDGNLITINEHLTSADQQTSDPLTIADNGADEQRHESRAKRRTRERSCKGSMAAKKHHEKIGKRKSCTKVPRGERNALLDRRNESFAGRVKTQSVRSSSILEMSSTGQPTVVEAHGASTSSSTPEYTIRSEDDMDAYLSRLMNDNVNPDNLFDDEYYLFAGEGSDADDMEHDELEDDRHNTYVDHDPLDYVYSNLPDHTHILKHAANCDHCKAKKFESEAPGFCCRSGQIELKQPEPIPELMRLWSSMDADSRHFRENIWFFNDHFSFTTLGVSLDESYTNMKSGVYTFRAHGTIYHNVHSFGPTSRPEHLQLYFYDDDPGLTHRKAATEQLDQDVVRKLVDILRENPYSQQFRSLGAHRDNLDDYRIDLNTDQRLDQPRALT